Sequence from the bacterium genome:
TACTCTATGGTGCCTCAGATAGATTTGACACGGATTGGACTGTCCGATTAACAGATGTATATCCTGACGGAAGGTCTATCCTTATGACCGACAATGTTTTACAAGGAAGACATAGGCATGGATTAGATGTTGTCGATTCGCTCGAACCAGGAGTTCCAGATACTTTTGACATCGATGTCTGGAGTATTGGCCACGTCTTCAATGCCGGTCACAAGGTTCGAGTTATAATTTCTTCCTCGAATCATCCGCGTTTCGAGCGCAACGCCAACAATGGTGGCCCATTCATGGTTGACGACCCATTTACTTTTACAGCAACAAACTGCGTTTATCGCACTCCCGAGCTTGCAAGCCATCTTCTGTTGCCGGTCGTGTCGTTCGAGTCATTCGGGATCGATGAGCAGATTACTGAATTACCGAAAAGCATCAACATTATGGCGCATCCGAATCCGTTCAACTCTGCTATAACACTTACATTTCAAGGCATAAATAGCATTGTTAATGCACAAATATTCGATTTATCTGGCAGGCTTATAGCCAATTTAACGTCGCCATCGATTGGGACGGATAATTCAACATCTATCATTTGGGAACCTTCGGAAGGAATCGGTTCAGGTATATACTTAGTTCGCGTCGATGCAGGAGGATACTCGACTACGGCCAGACTAGTATATCTTAAATAATCAGATAAAGTAATTTAATTTTTCGCACCATTTCCCCGGCGCTGTCACGGTTTTTGCTATTCCGTTAATTTGGAGTTAAGTTTCGCCTTTTTTGTGCAAAAATCCACCACACTCCTCCGCTTAGTCATGAAATTTGCTAGTTGGCAAATTTCACGCCATCGCCCCACCCGCGCCAGCGCTCCATCATCCTCGATTAATATTAATTTATAATTTCGCAACCTATATAGATTATCTACACTTATAATTTATTAGGGTTTAGTTTTATAATTTCAAAAAAGGGTTGCATTGAATCGAGTGATAGATATATTGGATCGAATTTAGAGATTAAATACTTGGAGGATATAATGTCTAGAATATGTCAAATATGTGGTAAAAGGGCTCGTTCTGGGAGGAATGTTTCACATGCGGTTAACAGGACTCTTCGCAAATTCAATCCGAATTTACAGAAGGTCCAAGCGATTGTCGATGGCAAACCTGTAAGGATGACTGTTTGTTCGAGATGCATAAAAGCAGGCAAGGTCATCAAGAACGTAAAATAGCATTTAGTTAAATATTGTGATAAATAAAGACCGCTTTGGCGGTCTTTATTTTTTTAATGTTATCCCTCGCTGTGATTTCGATATAAAATCCAGCAAATATTTTACTTCTGGAACAGTTGAATAGCGTTTTTCAATTTCTTTAACGGCCTTTGAAAAGGTAATTTTAGAATAATAAATAATCCTGAAGCAATTTTTCAGGATACGCATT
This genomic interval carries:
- a CDS encoding 50S ribosomal protein L28 yields the protein MSRICQICGKRARSGRNVSHAVNRTLRKFNPNLQKVQAIVDGKPVRMTVCSRCIKAGKVIKNVK